In bacterium, the sequence CACTGCCCGCCGGGAGAACATTCCGGAGAAAGCCCGATTCATCGAAGGGAGTCTTTCCAGTCCGGCAACTCTCGACCGACTGTCCGGAGAGGGTATCGACACCGTTTTTCACCTGGGGGCACAGTCCTCCGGCGAAGTCTCTCATGCCGATCCGCTGGGCGACTTCGACATCAACGCGAGGGGGACTTTCCTGCTGCTTCGCTGGTGCGAGCGCCAGGGCATCGAACGCTTCCTGTACGCCAGCTCGATGGCCGTC encodes:
- a CDS encoding NAD-dependent epimerase/dehydratase family protein; this encodes MSGILVTGGAGFIGGAIARRLIEQRESVTILDDLSTARRENIPEKARFIEGSLSSPATLDRLSGEGIDTVFHLGAQSSGEVSHADPLGDFDINARGTFLLLRWCERQGIERFLYASSMAV